ACGGGCGACCAGCGGCGCGAGTGGATGGACGAAACGCCCGATCGCTTCGCCTACCGCTGCTTGCCGCTCCTCATCGCGAACCAGGCCGGCTGGGACCTGCTCTGCCCCACGAAGTTCTGGCTTCGCTGGGACGGCGGGGTCGCGCTGGACTCCATCCGTTTTCGATGGGAGGACGAGCCGCACCCGGCCATCGCGAGCCATTTCGGGAGCGGAGTCCTGACCTTCACGCCCGGTTATCTGTTCCGTACCACGAAGGGACACAACCTCTGGGCGAGAGGCTGCCCCAACCTTCCAAAGGACGGCATCGCCCCGCTCGACGGGATCATCGAGACCGACTGGGCTCCCTTCTCGTTCACGATGAACTGGAGGGTCACGCGGCCCAAGCACTGGATCCGCTTCGACGAGGGGGAGCCGATCTGCCGGATCGTCCCCATTCCGCGGCAATATCTCGAAAACGTGCGCCCGCGCACCCGAGAGCTGTGGGACGACAAGCTCATCGCGAACCAGTACACGGCGTGGAATGAATCCCGAGCCCAGTTCATCGACGACCTCCACGCCCGGGAGGAGGAGGCGGTTCAAGAGGGCTGGCAGCGGACCTATATTCGCGGCCAGAACATGCGCGGCGTGCGGATGCAGGACCACCAGACGAAACTCCGGCTTCGCGATTTCCTGTCCGTAGGGAAATAGACGCGTCCCGCCCGGCGCATGGACAACCGCAAATTTCCCGTGTATTCTGGGCTCCGGAAAATGCGAACCGGATCAGGTTCGCCGGCATTGTGGTCGGCACGTGCGGCAAGCCCGTACTCTCGGCGACACCAATACCTTCAGGAGCACGGGCATGCGCAGAAGCGGCACAGTCAAGTGGTTCAACGATCAGAAGGGCTTCGGGTTCATCGCGCTCGATGATGGATCGGCCGAGGTCTTCGTTCACCACACGGCGATCCAGGCGGATGGGTTTCGGAGTCTGGCGGAAGGTGAGAAGGTCGAACTCGATGTCGTCGACGGACCGAAGGGCCCCAAGGCCGAGAACGTGGTCAAGCAGGCCTATTGATCCGCAGGTAGAATCGCGCATCGCGTTGAGAGGCACGTAGAAGGAGGGGGCGTCCGGGACGGGACGCCCCCCTTTTTTAGTGGCCTCGCGCGACCCTCCTCCCACCGCCACCTAGCGGTCTCGTGCCCGTTTAATCAACTTGAAGGCGTGACGGCCGCGTAACCTCCAGCGTCGGGAGGGAAGCATGGAGATCGACCGAAGGAAGTTCCTCGCATCGGTTGGTGCCGGTGCCCTCGCGGTCATGACGCCCGAGGACAAGGCGGAAGCCTTGGAGCACTACATGTGCGATCTTCTCGACGGCGAGGATCCGGGTCACGCCCACGACCATCACCACCATCACGGTCCGGTTCCGCGGACCGAAGACCTCGACCCGCGGCTCCTCGACGAAAACGAGTTGCTTGCGGAAGCCGCCGAGGCCGAAGCCGAATTCGCGGACGAAGACCACCACGACGATCACGATGCCGGACAGGAAGTCAGGCCCCCCCGCGGAACCGGCAACCTGTTCAGGCCCACCGACGAGGTTCTCGAACCCCTCCCCGCGAATCCCACGCTGGAGGATTTCTTCCGCCGCAGGTTCTGGCCCGCCCGGCATGTCCTGCAGAGCGCGACTCACGCGTTAAATGACGGGCAGCCCGAGGAGAACGTCCTCGCCGGCCTGCTCCACGACACGGTGCAGAACCTGATCAAGGTGGATCATGGCTGGTGGGGCGCGCAGCTCTACGAACCGTATGTTCCCGAGTACGTCAGTTGGGGCATCCGGTATCACGGCGCGCTACGTTTCTATCCGGACGAGGAGTACGGGTACGAATACCCCGAGCTGTACAACCGGATCTTCGGCGAGGACTACATCCCGCCGGACTACATCAAGCAGGCGGCGGAGTACGCGACAGGTCACCCGCTGTACGTTTCGGCCCGCATGATCTGCGTCAACGACACATATGCCTTCCAGGATGGCATGGAGGTCTCGCTGGATCCGTTCATCGACATCATCGGGCGACACTTCAAGCAGCCAAAGGAGGGTCTCGGGTACGACAACAGTCCGGTCGCACACATGTGGAGGTCACTCGAGATGCCCTGGGCGCCGCTCTAGTGCGGCGTCGCTACACCCAGGCATCTCCAGACGTTCCGGGGACCATCGGCTCGGGTCCGCGGGGGACGGGGAAGTGTCGAGCCGACCTGTTTTGAACCGACCATTCGGGATTTGATACGACCAAAACTCAGGAGATGAGTATGCTGAAACGAGCATTCCTCGCCCTTGCCTTTCTGGCGCTGCCGGCGGCGGCCTTCGCCCAGGGGACCATCGAGGGCAGGGTGACCAGTCCGACCGGCGCTGGCCTCAGCGGCGCGAGGGTCGCAATCCCCGGGCTCGACATATCGGTGGGCTCGGGCGCCGGCGGCGCCTATTCGATTTCCGGCGTCCCGGCCGGCGACCACGTGGTCGAAGTCCGGCTCATCGGTTACGCGATTCAGGCGCAGACGGTGTCGGTCACGAGCGGCCAGACGTCGAACCAGGACTTCGCGCTGGAACTCCAGGCGATCAACCTCGGTGAGCTGGTGGTGGTCGGAAGCCGTACGCAGCCGCGGACGGTGACCGAGTCGATGGTGCCCGTGGACGTGATCCCGGTGTCCGAGATCACCAGGCAGGCGGAGACGAACATCGACTTCCTGCTCCGCACCGCGGTCCCGTCCTACAACGTCCGGGTCGAGCCCATCAGCGACGCGGCCACGATCACGCGTCCTGCGAACCTGCGAGGTCTCGCGTCCGATCACACCATGGTGCTGATCAACGGGAAGCGGCGGCACCGCGGGTCGATCATCACGTGGCTCGGGGCCGGTCTCTCGGACGGGGCCCAGGGCGTGGACATCGGCTCCATTCCCGGCATCGCGCTGCGGCAGGTGGAGGTGCTGCGCGATGGCGCCTCGGCGCAGTACGGTTCCGACGCCATCGCCGGCGTGATGAACTTCATCCTGAAGGACGACCGCGACGGCGGCATGATCGAGGTCAAGAGCGGCAGCTACTACGAGGGCGACGGCGACATGCTCACCGTCTCCGGCAACGTCGGGGTCCCCCTGGGGTCTACCGGCTTCGCCAACCTCAGCGTGGAGTACGGCAACCAGGATCCGACCGACCGGGCCATCCAGCGCGCCGATGCCATCGCGCTACTCGCGGCCGGCAACAGCGCCGTCCGCACCCCCACGGCCCAGATCTGGGGGTCGCCCGAGGTCAACGACGACCTGAAGGTGTGGCTCAACACCGGCTACACGTTCAGCGACGACGAGCAGTTCTACGCGTTCGGGAACCTCTCCACCAAGGAGGTGGACGGCGGGTTCTTCTTCCGTAACCCGAACACGCGCGGCGCCGTGTTCAGCGGTGACGGCGGGGAGTCGCTTCTCATCGGTGACGTGCTGATGGCGAAGGGCCTCGGGACGGCGAACTGCCCGGAGGTCCTCATCACCAACAATGTGCCGGACCCGGTGGCGCTGGCGCAGGTCTTCGCGGATCCGAACTGCTTCTCGTTCCAGGAGATGTTCCCCGGCGGCTTCACGCCCCAGTTCGGCGGCAACGTCACCGACTGGTCCGTCGTGAGCGGCGTCAAGGGCGGCAACGATGACGGCTTTACCTGGGATGCCAGCGCCGGCTTCGGCAGCCATACCGCCGACTTCTTCATCTACAACACGGTGAACGCGGCACTCGGGCCGGAGACGCCCACGCATTTCGACCCGGGGCTCTACCGGCAGGACGAGTTCAACCTCAACTTCGACGTCGCGTACGAGGCCAGCGACCAGGTCCACCTCGCCGGCGGACTCGAGCGGCGGGAAGAGCGCTTCACGATCGGGCAGGGGCAGGACGAGTCGTGGAAGATCGGGCCCTACGCCGCGCAGGGCTTCAGCTCGTCCTCCAACGGCTTCCCCGGCTTCAGCCCGATCGCGGCGGGGAACTGGGACCGCCAGAACGTGGCGGTCTACGGAGATCTCCAGCTGGGCGGGAGCGAAGATCCGTGGACGATCGGCGCCGCGCTGCGGTTGGAGGACTTCTCCGACTTCGGAACTCAGTTGACGGGGAAGGTCTCGGGCCGCCTGCAGGTCAGCGACGCGGTCGCCCTGCGCGCCGGCGGGAGCACCGGCTTCCGCGCGCCGACGCCGGGGCAGCAGAACGCCTTCAACGTGTCGACGGTGTTCGACGCGACGATCGGCGACCTCGTCAACCGCGGCACGATTCCGTCGACGTCCGCCGTGGCGGCCCTTCGAGGCGGGCGGCAGTTGACGCCCGAGAAGGCGTTCAGCCTGACCGCCGGGACGGTGTTCGACGCGGACGCGTTCAAGCTTACGGTGGACTACTACCGGATCGCGATCTCGGACCGCTTCGCGCAGACGCAGACGTTCTCGCTCACCGACGATGAGGTCACGCGACTGCTGGGCGAGGGGATCACGAGCGCGGCGAACCTCGCCGAGTTCCGGTTCTTCACGAACGACTTCAGCACGAGGACGCAGGGGCTCGACATCGTGGCGAACTACACGCCGCCGTCGATGGCCGGCGCGACGAGCTTCAGCGTGCTCTTCAACTACAACGGCACGTCGGTCACCGATTTCAACCCCGACGTCATCGACACGGACCGGGTGGACCAGCTCGAACAGTCCGTCCCCTCGTGGCGGGGTTCGCTCAACGTGCTGCACGCGCTGGGCGGAGTGCGCACCCTCCTGCGCGGTACCTGGTACGATTCGTGGGTGGATGTCGGCGGCGTGGTGATCGGCGGCGTCGAGGGCACGGCCTTCCCCGGCCGGTTCCTGATCGACGTCGAGTTGTCGACCGACCTGACGGACGATGCCGAGCTCACGATCGGCGCGAACAACCTGTTCGACACGTATCCGGCGACGCAGGCTCCGGACACGGCCGACGACGTCGGTCTGCTCTATCCGGAGAGCTCGCCGTTCGGTTTCAACGGCGGCTACTACTACGTCCGCGTGAACTACCGGTGGTCGTGGCTGACCGGGTGAGTTCCGAAGCGTAGTCGGACGGAATCCGGGGTCGCCGGTAGTCGAGGGCGAGCCCGGAGAGTAGGATCCGACCCCGGCGGGAGGCGAAGGCCGCCCCCCGCCGGGGTCGTGTTTTACGGAACCATCATGACGCCGCGTCGCGCGGCGCGGGAAAGGGCATCCGTGGGGAACTTCCGCAGATTTTATGTCAATGGGGCGTGGGTCGAGCCGTCGGCCGAGGAGACGCTGGACGTGGTCAACCCGGCCACCGAGGAGGTGATCGGAACCATCGCGATGGGCGGGCAGGCCGACGTGGACGCCGCGGTGGCGGCCGCGAAGGCGGCATTCGACGCGTTCTCGCTGACGGGCAGGGAAGAGCGGGTCGCGCTGCTGGAGCGTATCTGCGACGGCTACGCGGCCCGTGCGGCGGAGCTGGCCGCGACCGTCAGCGCGGAGATGGGCGCGCCCATGGCCCTGGCGGCGCAGGCACAGGTCCCGTCCGGCCTGGCGCACTTCCGAACCATGCTGAAGATCCTCGCGGACTTCGAATTCGAAACGGACCTCGGGACTTCGCTGCTGGTGCGGGAGCCGGTGGGGGTGTGCGCCTTCATCACGCCGTGGAACTGGCCGCTGAACCAGATCGCCTGCAAGGTGGCGCCGGCGCTTGCGGCGGGATGCACGATGGTGCTCAAGCCGTCGGAGGTCGCGCCGCTGAACGCGCTGATCTTCACGGAAATCCTGGATGAGGCCGGCGTGCCGGCGGGGGTCTTCAACCTCGTGAACGGCGCCGGTCCGGTCGTGGGCGCGGCGCTGGCGTCGCACCCCGACGTGGACATGGTCTCCTTCACGGGCTCCACGCGGGCGGGGGTGGAGGTGGCCCGGAACGCGGCGCCGACCGTGAAGCGCGTGGCGCAGGAACTGGGCGGCAAGTCGGCCAACATCATCCTGGACGACGCCGATT
This is a stretch of genomic DNA from Candidatus Palauibacter australiensis. It encodes these proteins:
- a CDS encoding DUF6065 family protein, which codes for MAKKTKARPGTARGIELTAFRVAETALEIVTGDQRREWMDETPDRFAYRCLPLLIANQAGWDLLCPTKFWLRWDGGVALDSIRFRWEDEPHPAIASHFGSGVLTFTPGYLFRTTKGHNLWARGCPNLPKDGIAPLDGIIETDWAPFSFTMNWRVTRPKHWIRFDEGEPICRIVPIPRQYLENVRPRTRELWDDKLIANQYTAWNESRAQFIDDLHAREEEAVQEGWQRTYIRGQNMRGVRMQDHQTKLRLRDFLSVGK
- a CDS encoding cold shock domain-containing protein — encoded protein: MRRSGTVKWFNDQKGFGFIALDDGSAEVFVHHTAIQADGFRSLAEGEKVELDVVDGPKGPKAENVVKQAY
- a CDS encoding TonB-dependent receptor, whose protein sequence is MLKRAFLALAFLALPAAAFAQGTIEGRVTSPTGAGLSGARVAIPGLDISVGSGAGGAYSISGVPAGDHVVEVRLIGYAIQAQTVSVTSGQTSNQDFALELQAINLGELVVVGSRTQPRTVTESMVPVDVIPVSEITRQAETNIDFLLRTAVPSYNVRVEPISDAATITRPANLRGLASDHTMVLINGKRRHRGSIITWLGAGLSDGAQGVDIGSIPGIALRQVEVLRDGASAQYGSDAIAGVMNFILKDDRDGGMIEVKSGSYYEGDGDMLTVSGNVGVPLGSTGFANLSVEYGNQDPTDRAIQRADAIALLAAGNSAVRTPTAQIWGSPEVNDDLKVWLNTGYTFSDDEQFYAFGNLSTKEVDGGFFFRNPNTRGAVFSGDGGESLLIGDVLMAKGLGTANCPEVLITNNVPDPVALAQVFADPNCFSFQEMFPGGFTPQFGGNVTDWSVVSGVKGGNDDGFTWDASAGFGSHTADFFIYNTVNAALGPETPTHFDPGLYRQDEFNLNFDVAYEASDQVHLAGGLERREERFTIGQGQDESWKIGPYAAQGFSSSSNGFPGFSPIAAGNWDRQNVAVYGDLQLGGSEDPWTIGAALRLEDFSDFGTQLTGKVSGRLQVSDAVALRAGGSTGFRAPTPGQQNAFNVSTVFDATIGDLVNRGTIPSTSAVAALRGGRQLTPEKAFSLTAGTVFDADAFKLTVDYYRIAISDRFAQTQTFSLTDDEVTRLLGEGITSAANLAEFRFFTNDFSTRTQGLDIVANYTPPSMAGATSFSVLFNYNGTSVTDFNPDVIDTDRVDQLEQSVPSWRGSLNVLHALGGVRTLLRGTWYDSWVDVGGVVIGGVEGTAFPGRFLIDVELSTDLTDDAELTIGANNLFDTYPATQAPDTADDVGLLYPESSPFGFNGGYYYVRVNYRWSWLTG
- a CDS encoding aldehyde dehydrogenase family protein, with product MGNFRRFYVNGAWVEPSAEETLDVVNPATEEVIGTIAMGGQADVDAAVAAAKAAFDAFSLTGREERVALLERICDGYAARAAELAATVSAEMGAPMALAAQAQVPSGLAHFRTMLKILADFEFETDLGTSLLVREPVGVCAFITPWNWPLNQIACKVAPALAAGCTMVLKPSEVAPLNALIFTEILDEAGVPAGVFNLVNGAGPVVGAALASHPDVDMVSFTGSTRAGVEVARNAAPTVKRVAQELGGKSANIILDDADFGRAVSRGVFAVCNNTGQSCNAPTRMLVPNSRMDEAADIAAAAAGKVVVGDPGAEGTTIGPAVSDVQFGRIQRLIEQGIEEGARLATGGPGRPEGLERGYYVRPTVFSHVSNEMVVAREEIFGPVLVLIGYEDDDDAVRIANDTLYGLAGYVSAGDRDRGRAVARRIRSGQVNLNGARPDFRVPFGGYKQSGNGREWGRHGLEEFLEVKAILGYHEGAK